One Oryzomonas sagensis genomic region harbors:
- a CDS encoding aspartate/glutamate racemase family protein, whose translation MKKIGIIGGLGPESTIDYYKRLIEALRSAGSLAAPEIIIYSVDIEEVLGLVARQEWDLLVALLVARVEALHRAGADFAAISANTPHIVFDRVQAQAPIPLVSIVTATLDAARAAGLRRVGLLGTLFTMQANFFAPPFAEQGISVVVPAAADQGYIHEKLMSEIELGIIRDETRGGLLAIIGRMAAREGIDGVILGCTELPLILEQNPSGIPLLNTTAIHVKGIVDYARG comes from the coding sequence ATGAAAAAGATCGGTATTATCGGCGGGCTCGGCCCGGAATCGACGATTGATTATTACAAGCGGCTTATCGAGGCGCTCCGGTCCGCGGGAAGCCTGGCGGCCCCGGAGATTATCATCTACAGCGTCGATATCGAGGAGGTGCTTGGTCTGGTTGCCCGGCAGGAGTGGGATCTCCTGGTCGCTCTCCTTGTGGCGCGGGTCGAGGCGTTGCATCGGGCCGGCGCTGATTTCGCCGCGATCTCGGCCAATACGCCCCATATCGTTTTCGACCGGGTCCAGGCGCAAGCGCCCATCCCCCTGGTGAGCATCGTCACCGCGACCCTCGACGCGGCACGGGCCGCGGGATTGCGGCGGGTCGGCCTCCTGGGGACGCTTTTTACGATGCAGGCCAACTTCTTTGCCCCGCCGTTTGCCGAACAGGGGATTTCAGTCGTCGTGCCTGCGGCGGCCGATCAGGGATATATCCACGAAAAGCTGATGTCCGAAATCGAGCTGGGGATCATCCGGGACGAGACCCGCGGGGGGCTTTTGGCGATTATCGGGCGCATGGCCGCCCGGGAGGGGATCGACGGGGTGATCCTCGGCTGCACCGAGCTGCCGCTGATCCTGGAACAGAACCCATCGGGCATCCCGCTCCTGAACACGACCGCCATCCATGTGAAGGGCATTGTGGATTACGCACGGGGGTGA
- a CDS encoding DUF4197 domain-containing protein produces MKRLHASALFLVLLLCISPLAAHGGFFDDLTRGLGLSGSSGAGLDDSTIVRGLKEALATGTTKAVTTVGQRDGYFNNAAIKILVPEKIRTVADLLGKFGFQAQVDDFVLSMNRAAEQAAPKATEYFVSALKEMTFDDARKILQGGNTSATDYFRQKTGDRIYGAFKPVVASSMKDVGVARSYNRMMGKVESIPFAGATVGGFDLDHYVATKAVDGLFTMLGEEEKKIRTNPAARGTELLKKVFGR; encoded by the coding sequence ATGAAACGCCTGCATGCATCCGCACTATTCCTGGTCCTGCTCCTCTGCATATCCCCCCTGGCCGCCCATGGCGGCTTCTTCGACGATCTGACCCGCGGGTTGGGGCTTTCCGGCTCCTCCGGCGCCGGCCTGGACGATTCCACCATCGTCAGGGGGCTGAAGGAGGCGCTCGCCACCGGCACGACCAAGGCGGTCACGACGGTGGGGCAGCGGGACGGTTACTTCAACAACGCCGCGATCAAGATCCTCGTGCCCGAGAAGATCCGCACCGTCGCCGACCTGCTGGGCAAGTTCGGGTTCCAGGCCCAGGTGGACGACTTCGTCCTCAGCATGAACCGGGCCGCGGAACAGGCGGCGCCCAAGGCTACGGAGTATTTCGTCTCCGCGCTCAAGGAGATGACCTTCGACGACGCCCGGAAGATCCTCCAGGGGGGCAACACCTCGGCGACCGACTATTTCCGGCAGAAGACCGGCGACCGGATCTATGGCGCGTTCAAGCCGGTGGTCGCGTCGAGCATGAAGGATGTGGGCGTGGCCCGCAGCTACAACCGGATGATGGGCAAGGTGGAGTCCATCCCCTTTGCCGGGGCGACGGTCGGGGGGTTCGATCTGGACCACTACGTCGCCACCAAGGCGGTGGACGGCCTCTTCACCATGCTGGGCGAGGAAGAGAAGAAGATCAGGACCAACCCGGCGGCGCGGGGGACCGAGTTGCTGAAGAAGGTGTTCGGGAGGTAG
- a CDS encoding FG-GAP-like repeat-containing protein, with the protein MAQTAGSRMAGFFMVWCVTAFLAGCSGGGGGSAKSGQLVDPSSSYKGTAAMAVVTGTNAEDLALGGYGGTRIAAAVGSVAKTTDDSTAQAVARPPAFACAQALKQSVRRMELPQKAALLRTSTPSTATAKKSVARAVSYQIAGDNGGTASYTLDVNDTDGTFSGTIDYQGFTANGIIIDGTTDILGALDASRQKFTRLTLSFPSLTFRSSSFAYTLTGSLSWGFNLSASTETLSMNMVLRDQATARTYWFKNYEVTTVYGASSLTQSMAGRYYDHEQGYVDLTTRTPLVAVYGDQWPSQGSLAFSGTNSRWARLDFQATTLQIQADTDGDGSADWQVERPSNVAPPVNTAPVANAGPDQTVSQYATVHLDGSASSDADGDTLTYTWTIASGPAYPALTGAATATPSFVATQAGTYVLRLTVYDGNSTSPADTVTVTVTPLTASDPAFIAQQWQYGIYGTYIGLAGLYTTDLDGDGTPEIIASSIVGADSVWYVVRKNASGGYDQVWRSPLYGVAIVRILLADMNGDGKDDVVVAQADGTVSIYDGPTLKEIRTLHTITSLSDIAVADLDGDGIREIVASDGLKVSVYNSQTGALKWSVASGGGTSIAVGNVDADAAPEIVTTTYGGKGYVLSGLTGAVKWAYANSFGAKVRLADLDGDGMQEIIGASSWYKITIFDADLQSPTWEIATSQDIGAVTVTDTDGDDIPEIIYGDGQWGKVHAVDARTHAERWAVANPEHGVSGIAMGDVDLDGAKELLWGAGGTSSGPDYLYIADPLAGTVKWQNQDLYGMSALAAGDVDGDGTDEVVMVTASSNSGYASGIIHVFNAATHALKYRKDLEPLDWMGGSRAVSIGDVDGDGHAELVVTSAYLYSGLINVYDGATGTLKRQSATYSSNYFSAVALGDVDNDGTTEIVAGMGRADSGATGAYLVALDGATMQEKWRSVDLGGSFVHSIKIADLDKDGHPDIILTMADNRLIVYDGVTHVQKQLIATPARAVEVADVDVDGRLEVLVGRNDGYIDVYDGVTFAVKKSVFTYGTTALDALRIADLKGDGSLSWLMASNGVFSILDAQGGLKWRSSPLGSNLGKGNNIAVKDVNGNGRKDIFIGSDTVLYQFE; encoded by the coding sequence ATGGCACAAACGGCGGGTAGCCGGATGGCGGGTTTCTTCATGGTGTGGTGCGTGACGGCGTTCCTTGCCGGATGCAGCGGCGGCGGGGGAGGAAGCGCCAAATCCGGGCAACTGGTGGACCCTTCGTCGTCGTACAAAGGGACCGCCGCCATGGCCGTGGTGACCGGGACGAACGCCGAGGATCTGGCCTTGGGCGGTTACGGCGGCACGCGCATCGCCGCAGCCGTCGGCAGCGTCGCCAAAACGACCGACGACAGCACTGCGCAAGCCGTGGCGCGCCCTCCCGCTTTCGCTTGTGCCCAGGCGCTCAAGCAATCGGTCCGGCGCATGGAACTCCCCCAAAAGGCCGCCCTGCTTCGCACCTCGACCCCCTCCACCGCCACGGCCAAGAAGAGTGTCGCCCGGGCCGTCTCGTACCAGATAGCGGGGGACAACGGCGGCACGGCCAGCTATACCCTGGATGTCAACGATACCGACGGTACCTTCTCCGGGACGATCGACTATCAGGGGTTCACCGCCAACGGGATCATCATCGACGGAACCACCGACATTCTCGGCGCCCTGGACGCAAGCCGGCAGAAGTTCACCCGCCTCACGCTTTCTTTCCCGTCTCTGACGTTCCGCTCCTCCAGCTTCGCTTACACCCTGACCGGTTCCCTGTCGTGGGGGTTCAATCTGAGCGCATCCACCGAAACCCTGTCCATGAACATGGTCCTGCGGGACCAAGCCACCGCCAGGACCTACTGGTTCAAAAATTACGAAGTGACGACCGTCTATGGAGCGAGCAGCCTCACCCAGAGCATGGCCGGGCGCTACTATGACCACGAACAGGGGTATGTGGACCTTACCACCCGGACGCCGCTCGTTGCCGTTTACGGTGATCAGTGGCCCTCCCAGGGGTCCCTCGCCTTCAGCGGGACCAACAGCCGTTGGGCCAGGCTGGATTTCCAGGCAACCACCCTGCAAATCCAGGCGGACACAGACGGCGACGGCAGTGCCGACTGGCAGGTGGAGCGGCCATCCAACGTCGCCCCGCCGGTCAATACCGCGCCCGTGGCCAATGCCGGCCCCGACCAGACCGTCAGCCAATATGCCACGGTTCACCTGGACGGCAGCGCCAGCAGCGACGCAGACGGTGACACGCTCACCTATACCTGGACCATTGCCAGCGGTCCCGCCTATCCGGCCCTGACCGGCGCCGCTACCGCCACCCCGTCCTTCGTCGCCACGCAAGCCGGCACCTATGTCCTGCGGCTGACGGTGTATGACGGCAACTCCACCAGTCCGGCGGATACGGTGACCGTGACCGTGACGCCTCTCACGGCCAGCGACCCTGCCTTTATCGCGCAGCAGTGGCAATACGGGATCTACGGAACGTACATCGGCTTGGCCGGGCTGTACACCACCGACCTGGACGGCGACGGGACGCCGGAGATCATCGCCAGTTCCATTGTCGGCGCCGATTCCGTATGGTACGTCGTCCGGAAAAACGCGAGCGGCGGGTATGACCAGGTGTGGCGCAGCCCCCTGTACGGGGTCGCCATCGTCCGTATCCTGCTTGCGGACATGAACGGCGACGGCAAGGACGATGTGGTCGTCGCCCAAGCGGACGGCACCGTCAGCATCTACGACGGGCCGACCCTGAAAGAGATCCGCACCCTGCACACCATTACCTCGCTGAGCGACATTGCCGTGGCCGATCTGGACGGCGACGGGATCAGGGAGATCGTCGCCAGCGACGGCCTCAAGGTTTCCGTCTACAACTCCCAGACCGGCGCGCTGAAGTGGAGCGTCGCCTCGGGCGGCGGCACCTCCATCGCCGTGGGCAATGTGGATGCCGACGCGGCCCCGGAGATCGTCACCACCACCTACGGCGGCAAGGGGTACGTGTTAAGCGGCCTCACGGGCGCGGTCAAATGGGCCTACGCCAACAGCTTCGGCGCCAAGGTCAGGCTGGCGGACCTGGACGGCGACGGCATGCAGGAGATCATCGGCGCCTCGTCCTGGTACAAGATCACGATCTTCGACGCCGACCTCCAGTCGCCGACCTGGGAGATCGCCACCAGCCAGGATATCGGGGCCGTCACGGTCACCGATACGGATGGTGACGACATCCCCGAGATCATCTACGGCGATGGCCAGTGGGGCAAGGTCCATGCCGTGGATGCCCGCACCCATGCCGAACGGTGGGCCGTCGCCAATCCCGAACACGGCGTTTCCGGCATCGCCATGGGGGATGTGGACCTGGACGGGGCAAAGGAACTCCTGTGGGGAGCCGGCGGTACGTCGAGCGGTCCCGATTACCTGTACATTGCCGACCCGCTGGCCGGCACGGTCAAGTGGCAGAACCAGGATCTCTACGGCATGAGCGCCCTGGCTGCGGGGGATGTGGACGGCGACGGTACGGACGAGGTCGTCATGGTCACCGCTTCCAGCAACAGCGGCTATGCCAGCGGGATAATCCATGTCTTCAACGCCGCAACCCATGCCCTGAAATACCGGAAAGACCTCGAACCGCTGGACTGGATGGGGGGCAGCCGTGCGGTGAGCATCGGCGATGTGGACGGGGACGGCCATGCCGAACTTGTCGTCACCTCCGCATACCTGTACAGCGGCCTCATCAACGTCTACGACGGCGCGACCGGCACCCTGAAACGGCAGAGCGCAACGTACAGCAGCAACTACTTTTCCGCCGTCGCCCTGGGGGATGTGGACAATGACGGCACTACGGAAATCGTTGCCGGCATGGGGCGTGCGGATAGCGGGGCAACGGGCGCGTACCTGGTCGCTCTCGACGGCGCCACGATGCAGGAAAAGTGGCGCAGCGTCGATCTGGGAGGCAGCTTTGTCCACAGCATAAAGATCGCCGACCTGGATAAGGACGGCCACCCGGATATCATCCTCACCATGGCCGACAACCGCCTGATCGTCTACGACGGGGTGACCCACGTCCAGAAACAGCTTATTGCCACCCCTGCCCGGGCTGTCGAGGTGGCGGACGTGGACGTGGACGGCCGCCTGGAAGTTCTGGTCGGCCGCAACGACGGTTATATCGACGTTTACGACGGCGTCACCTTCGCCGTTAAGAAGAGCGTTTTCACCTATGGCACGACGGCGCTCGACGCCTTGCGCATCGCGGACCTGAAGGGCGACGGCAGCCTGTCCTGGCTCATGGCCAGCAACGGGGTATTCTCCATCCTCGATGCCCAGGGCGGGTTGAAATGGCGCAGTTCCCCCCTTGGCTCTAACCTGGGGAAAGGCAACAACATTGCCGTCAAGGACGTCAACGGCAACGGCAGGAAGGACATCTTTATCGGTTCCGACACGGTGCTGTACCAGTTCGAGTAG
- a CDS encoding efflux transporter outer membrane subunit: protein MSKLKPTAILLSALLAVLLLAACSGPLGPQSSGIAAPSFWNRLTGKAGATDPNAPLIVTPEAQVDHAWWTRFGDPTLDALVAEALANNKTLLIAKARVEEARAGRSAARSRLFPQVNGVAGAQRGNQGFATNNQTVWIAGADVEASWEIDLFGRNRARTAEAAALLESSEAGSQAVRVGLLAEVARNYFDLRNYERQLQLTRRNLKTQQKTLELVKVQVQGAMASDFDVQRAAAQVSATEALIPSLETAYDAAMNRLNVLMGSPPGTRDALLATARELKPLDHRILLAAPAKVLAARPDIRAAERRFAAAISARSAARAELFPDISLTALFGVQTATPFGSTPWGVGVNLVQPLLNFGRIEAQIDAADAQQKQAFLGYQQTVLEALENMENALSGYLHETARNAALTSGVGQNRRAADLAMQQYINGYTGLLDVLVAVRNLLDSEAGLAASDASLRNDLVNIYAAAGGGWRE from the coding sequence ATGTCTAAGCTCAAACCAACTGCCATACTACTGTCGGCCCTGCTGGCCGTCCTGCTGCTGGCGGCGTGCAGCGGCCCCCTGGGGCCCCAATCCTCCGGGATCGCCGCCCCCTCGTTCTGGAACCGCCTCACCGGGAAGGCCGGGGCGACGGACCCGAACGCCCCCCTGATCGTTACCCCGGAAGCCCAAGTGGACCACGCCTGGTGGACCCGCTTCGGCGACCCGACCCTGGACGCCCTGGTGGCCGAGGCCCTGGCCAACAACAAGACCCTCCTGATCGCCAAGGCCCGGGTGGAAGAGGCGCGGGCCGGACGGAGCGCCGCCCGGTCGCGGCTCTTCCCCCAAGTGAACGGGGTCGCCGGGGCCCAGCGCGGTAACCAGGGGTTTGCCACCAACAATCAGACCGTCTGGATCGCCGGGGCCGATGTGGAGGCCTCGTGGGAGATCGACCTGTTCGGCCGCAACCGGGCCCGCACGGCCGAGGCGGCGGCTCTCCTGGAATCCAGCGAGGCGGGCAGCCAGGCGGTCCGGGTCGGCCTCCTGGCCGAGGTGGCCCGCAATTACTTCGACCTGCGCAACTATGAGCGCCAGCTCCAGTTGACCCGGCGGAACCTCAAGACCCAGCAGAAGACCCTGGAACTGGTGAAGGTGCAGGTGCAGGGGGCCATGGCCAGCGACTTCGACGTGCAGCGCGCCGCGGCGCAGGTCTCGGCCACCGAGGCGCTCATCCCCTCCCTGGAGACCGCCTACGACGCCGCCATGAATCGCCTGAACGTGCTGATGGGCTCTCCGCCGGGGACGAGGGACGCCCTGCTCGCCACCGCCCGTGAACTGAAACCTCTGGACCACCGGATTCTGCTCGCGGCCCCGGCCAAGGTCCTGGCGGCGCGGCCCGACATCCGGGCCGCCGAGCGCCGTTTTGCCGCAGCCATCTCGGCCAGGTCCGCCGCCCGGGCGGAGTTGTTCCCCGACATCTCCCTGACCGCCCTGTTCGGCGTCCAGACCGCGACCCCCTTCGGCTCCACCCCCTGGGGGGTGGGCGTCAACCTGGTGCAGCCGCTCCTCAATTTCGGCCGGATCGAGGCGCAGATCGACGCGGCGGACGCGCAGCAGAAACAGGCGTTCCTGGGGTATCAGCAGACCGTGCTGGAGGCGCTGGAGAACATGGAAAACGCCCTGTCCGGCTACCTGCACGAGACCGCGCGCAACGCCGCCCTCACCAGTGGGGTGGGGCAGAACCGCCGCGCGGCCGACCTGGCCATGCAACAGTACATCAACGGCTACACCGGCCTGTTGGACGTGCTGGTGGCCGTGCGCAACCTGCTCGATTCCGAGGCGGGCCTGGCCGCCTCCGACGCCAGCCTGAGGAACGACTTGGTCAACATCTACGCCGCCGCCGGGGGCGGATGGCGGGAATAG
- a CDS encoding helix-turn-helix transcriptional regulator, protein MKEHPAENINFVGSPDSIPATELFPDLVTNPHGGYLKGIRYREDLTQVQLAEATGIPRRHISEMENGKRVIGKERAQKLAAALHIDYRMLL, encoded by the coding sequence ATGAAAGAGCATCCTGCTGAAAATATCAACTTCGTTGGCAGCCCGGACTCTATCCCCGCGACGGAATTGTTCCCTGACCTGGTGACTAACCCCCATGGGGGTTATCTCAAGGGTATTCGCTATCGTGAAGACCTCACACAGGTGCAGCTTGCAGAGGCTACCGGCATCCCTCGGCGGCATATCAGCGAGATGGAGAACGGCAAAAGGGTTATTGGAAAAGAGCGCGCCCAAAAGCTGGCGGCGGCGCTGCATATTGACTACAGGATGCTCCTGTAA
- a CDS encoding nuclease-related domain-containing protein → MANTDYVRENRITQELARDCSRRRKYVAYIGLPLALAASALYPAGVLLWFGMVGILLLAAGYRDNAKVSGAAGENYSLGILKQLPDTYTIFYQVRLPDPRSSTGERELDFIVCGPNGVFVVESKSHNGVLEGGSDDRRWTIHKVGRGGTAYRDTVRNPIKQVRQQVHLLSTYLKDHGVRVWVTGAVALSRDNNLDRVEGGGIPIIPSTDLAAFLLAHRPDRSPLESHIAQSIRAIAALVG, encoded by the coding sequence GTGGCAAACACCGACTACGTGCGGGAAAACCGGATCACCCAAGAGCTTGCCCGCGACTGTAGCAGACGGCGAAAGTACGTGGCATATATCGGCCTCCCCCTGGCGCTCGCGGCCTCGGCGCTGTATCCCGCAGGGGTTCTCCTCTGGTTCGGGATGGTGGGCATCCTCCTGCTGGCCGCCGGATACCGGGACAACGCCAAAGTATCCGGTGCCGCCGGCGAGAACTATTCCCTCGGCATCCTGAAACAACTCCCCGACACCTACACCATCTTCTATCAGGTCCGTCTCCCGGACCCCCGGTCGTCAACGGGCGAACGGGAGCTGGATTTCATCGTCTGCGGTCCCAACGGCGTTTTCGTCGTCGAATCCAAAAGCCATAACGGCGTGCTGGAAGGCGGCTCTGACGACCGCCGCTGGACCATCCACAAGGTCGGGCGGGGCGGCACGGCGTACCGCGATACGGTGCGCAATCCCATCAAGCAGGTGCGGCAGCAGGTACACCTCCTCTCGACCTATCTGAAGGACCACGGGGTGCGCGTCTGGGTGACCGGCGCGGTCGCCCTGTCCCGCGACAACAACCTGGATCGGGTTGAAGGCGGGGGCATCCCCATTATCCCGTCAACGGACCTGGCGGCGTTCCTCCTTGCCCACCGGCCGGACCGATCACCCCTGGAAAGTCACATCGCGCAATCCATCCGGGCCATCGCCGCCCTGGTCGGTTGA
- a CDS encoding flavin reductase family protein: protein MKQSLGAKTLLFPTPVLMVGTYDKAGKPNIMTAAWGGVCCSEPPCIAVSLRKSRHSYDSIVERKAFTVGIANGAYMAEADYAGMASGRSADKFGVTGLTVVRSDVVDAPYAEEYPLVLECRLVHTFDLGIHTQFVGEIIDVKADRDTLSEDGLPDILKLQPLIYDTAHKGYHAVGPLLGKAYSVGRKFM, encoded by the coding sequence ATGAAACAATCGCTTGGCGCAAAGACACTGCTTTTTCCCACCCCCGTACTCATGGTCGGAACCTATGACAAGGCAGGCAAGCCGAACATCATGACCGCCGCGTGGGGCGGCGTCTGCTGTTCCGAGCCCCCCTGCATCGCCGTATCCCTGCGCAAGTCCCGGCACTCCTACGACAGTATTGTGGAGCGCAAGGCGTTCACCGTGGGGATCGCCAACGGGGCGTACATGGCGGAAGCCGACTATGCCGGGATGGCCTCGGGGCGTAGCGCGGACAAGTTCGGCGTGACCGGGTTGACGGTGGTCAGGAGCGACGTGGTGGATGCCCCCTATGCGGAGGAGTACCCGCTTGTCCTGGAGTGCCGGCTGGTGCATACCTTTGATCTGGGGATACACACCCAGTTTGTCGGCGAGATTATCGATGTGAAGGCGGACCGGGATACCCTGAGTGAAGACGGTCTCCCCGACATCCTCAAATTGCAGCCACTCATCTACGATACCGCCCACAAGGGGTATCATGCCGTCGGGCCGCTGCTGGGGAAGGCTTACTCGGTTGGGAGGAAGTTTATGTGA
- a CDS encoding zinc ribbon domain-containing protein — MTTSEDLLQTARCEDLLYEQISQVSVLGEFERRIIDSLKGSGANLLEGARGVGKSMLLRMAEIELDAEFNEGRKLGVYVNFKTSTLLEGVKADQKDAFQIWVNIKLLEALHEKLLGMSLIAKGGSDDPYYRVFGIKSVRETKAHLEDKIHLLQKLAFLKTDQNAIIDQIGKEFISKAQDTSFLTNIIKEVTELFSIKKIIFFFDEAAHTFIPTQQTIFFEIFKLLHGGKVACKAAVYPTVTNYGRNFEVGQDAIVLPVFRFDPGEAGRRENRQHFRSILDKRLPKTSSIRKKIFQRGAELDLCIDLSNGNPRALLHIINSALAGQSSLSERSVSLAVQSYVDQELLPYHQSLAKRLPKYASHIRVGLDLLRGYIIPEIRAKNHRKTKSEYQSAFFTIQRDMSPNLKLAFDVLSYSGMVSQMGTVKIAGGNTGPRYLVNLSLMATEKAFDTAKIADAITRLSLTDYREFSSSDSQIHTYLNSLLLPSELCSACSLPLGQNAKFCSECGQPVTSISIVSTLLEESVEALSISRRLKDRVQTKFETVGAIVQAKRAELMSLPYIKDVRSRIIKNAADEFISG, encoded by the coding sequence ATGACCACTAGCGAAGACTTGCTGCAAACCGCAAGATGTGAGGATTTGCTCTATGAACAAATTAGTCAAGTATCCGTTCTTGGTGAATTTGAAAGAAGAATTATCGATTCACTTAAAGGAAGCGGTGCTAATTTGCTTGAAGGTGCACGTGGAGTTGGTAAATCAATGTTGTTGCGGATGGCAGAGATAGAGCTTGATGCTGAGTTTAATGAGGGACGAAAGCTTGGGGTCTATGTTAATTTTAAAACTAGTACACTTCTTGAAGGTGTAAAAGCGGATCAGAAAGATGCTTTTCAAATCTGGGTAAATATTAAATTACTTGAGGCACTACATGAAAAATTGCTTGGCATGAGCTTGATTGCTAAGGGGGGAAGCGATGATCCATACTACAGGGTTTTTGGTATTAAGTCGGTTCGAGAAACCAAAGCTCATCTTGAAGATAAAATTCACCTTCTTCAGAAACTTGCTTTTTTGAAAACAGATCAGAACGCCATTATTGACCAGATAGGTAAGGAGTTTATATCCAAAGCCCAAGACACTTCTTTTCTCACAAATATAATCAAGGAGGTAACAGAGCTTTTTTCAATCAAAAAAATAATTTTCTTTTTTGATGAAGCTGCTCACACTTTTATTCCAACCCAACAAACAATTTTTTTCGAGATATTTAAATTGCTTCACGGCGGAAAGGTTGCCTGCAAGGCTGCGGTGTATCCGACTGTCACAAATTATGGTCGCAATTTTGAGGTTGGCCAAGACGCAATAGTTTTGCCAGTTTTTCGTTTCGACCCTGGAGAGGCTGGGAGGCGAGAAAACCGGCAACACTTTCGTAGTATTTTGGATAAGCGATTGCCTAAAACTAGTTCTATAAGAAAGAAGATATTCCAGCGTGGGGCTGAATTAGATTTATGTATTGACCTTTCAAATGGCAATCCCCGAGCTCTGTTACATATTATCAATAGTGCCTTGGCTGGGCAGTCATCTTTATCTGAACGTTCGGTCAGTTTAGCCGTTCAAAGTTATGTTGATCAGGAGTTATTGCCATATCATCAAAGCCTTGCAAAGAGGTTGCCGAAATACGCGTCCCATATTCGCGTAGGTTTAGATCTATTAAGAGGTTACATAATTCCCGAGATTCGAGCAAAGAATCACCGAAAGACAAAAAGCGAGTACCAGTCAGCTTTTTTTACTATACAGCGAGACATGTCGCCTAATTTGAAATTGGCTTTTGATGTGCTCAGTTATTCCGGAATGGTGTCACAAATGGGAACAGTGAAGATCGCTGGTGGCAACACGGGGCCTCGTTATCTAGTCAATCTGTCACTTATGGCTACGGAAAAAGCATTTGATACCGCAAAAATTGCTGATGCGATCACTCGTTTGAGTTTAACGGACTATCGCGAATTTTCATCATCCGACAGCCAAATACACACATATCTAAATTCTTTGCTCTTACCTAGTGAGCTTTGTTCTGCCTGCTCACTGCCGTTAGGACAAAATGCTAAATTTTGTAGCGAATGTGGTCAGCCTGTCACGTCTATTTCAATTGTAAGCACACTTTTGGAAGAGTCTGTTGAAGCCCTTTCAATAAGCCGACGATTGAAAGATAGAGTACAGACAAAATTTGAAACTGTAGGAGCAATAGTTCAAGCGAAGCGGGCTGAATTAATGTCGCTACCTTATATTAAAGATGTACGATCAAGAATTATAAAGAATGCTGCTGATGAATTTATTTCTGGGTGA